GGGACAACGACCCCACGAGTGGCAAATGCGTTGCGGACTTCACGAGCGACCAGCTGGTCTCCGGCTTCCATACCGTGAGGCTCCCCAAGGTCATTCGCCTTTCGAAGGGTCAGAAGTTTGCCGTTGTGGAAAACATCACGTCTGCCGACGCGAACGACGATGCTGGTGGTCGCGTTTCGTACATCGCGCTGGAGACGGGTCTGGCGAAGGATGCCCAGACCGACGACAACATGGGCTATCTCTTCTCGCATGCGAACGCGGACGCGGGTACGACGTACGTGAGAATCCTGACGGAGGATGGCTATAGGTGGATGACGCCGCAGGAGCTTGCTGACAACTACGACGGAGGCCAGATCTTCGAGTTTGGCAACGCCATGGTGAAGGCGTTCACCACGAACGCGCGGGAGGAGTCGGTGCCCGCCGGCGATGTCGCGACGCCCGGCCACGCGCTGCCCGCGACGTACAACGTGGTGACTCAGACCCAGGCGGGTGGCATGGCTGGTTACCAGGCAGCGGCGCGCGCGGCTGCCTCGGAAGCACTGCCTCGCACTGGCGACGCGAATGATGCCGCAACGGAGACGGCGCTCTTTGCAGCCGCCCTCGCCATCATTGGCGCGGGACTTGCGACTCGTCGCGCGAGGGACTAACGACAGGGTAGGCGGGCTGCGGCAGGTCGTGGCCCGCGGCTAGCGGGGGAGGGGGCGCCCGGCGACTCCGGCGCTTCTCCCCAAAAGGAGGGCGTCCGTCGGATTGAGGTCCGGCGGGCGCCCTTGTGCGTCTGGAACAGGTGACGTTGTCTTGGGGCTACTTGCCCTTCTTCACCTGTGAGGGGTGCTTCTGGAAGAAGTCGAAGCGTGGCGGCAGCGCGACGATGGCGTGCTCGCCGGGCTCCTCGCCCAGCTTTTGCGCAAGCTGTCCCGGCGTCGCAAACGCGTTCTCCCAACTGAAGAACAGCTCGTGCTCAAAGCCCATGTGGTCGCAGATCTGCTCGCAGCCCGCGGGCACGGCCGGGTGCATCAGCAGCGTCACGCAGCGGAGCTCGGCAAAGGCGTCCGCAAGGGCCTGCTCGTAGGCGGCGTCGTCGCCGTTGGCGGCCTTGGAGGCGTCGCCCCAGCGCTTGTTGGCGGCGCGGCAGAAGTCCTCCGCCACGGCGAGCGCGCCGTGCGCGTCGAAGGCGTGCGCGCACTTCTCGAACTCGAGGGTCGCCTTGACGCAGGCCTCGACGACCTCGGCGTGCGGGGCGACGGAAGGCAGGTGCGAGTCGCACACGTTTGCCGCGCCATAGAAGCAGCTTCGGGCAAGGCGGTTGAAGATGTTGGTGAGGAAGGCGCTCTCCTTGAGGGCGGGGTCCACGACGCGCGGGTCGTCCTTTACCAGGACCTCCTCACCGGTCTTCTTGTCCTTGTGGCTCACTGACGTGTCGAACGGCTTGGGCGAGAAGGACACGGCCTTCTGGTCGAGGCCTAGGCTCAGCCAGTGGGCGCGCAGCTGCTCGGGGGTGTAGTAGTCCAGCAGCTCCGCGGCCATGGGCGGCTTGATGGCGCCCGAGCTGGACGCCTTCTTGTTCATGAACAGGATGTGGTAGTTGGCGACGGGGATGTCCTGCGTGAGGCCCCAGTCGAGGGCCTCCCACAGCGCGGGCTGGACCACGCAGTAGAAGTAGATGTTGTCCTGCCCGATGAACTGGTACACCTTGGCGTCCTTCGAGCACCACCAGTCGCGCCAGTCGTCCGTGGAGTAGCGGCCCGTACCGGCCTTCGCGTCCGCGTCGAGCACGGTCTGCGTGAAGCTGATGGGCGCCCAAAGGCTCTCGGGCCAGCACCACACCGTGAGGTCGTGCGTGCCCTCGAGGTTGGGCGCGGCGACGCCCCACTCGATGTTGCCGGTGATG
This sequence is a window from Parafannyhessea umbonata. Protein-coding genes within it:
- a CDS encoding class I tRNA ligase family protein, producing MATELDSATEAARPTFPKRAIITGGMPYGNKNLHFGHIGGVFVPADFFARFLRDRIGAQNVVFVSGTDCFGSPIMEGYRKKVEGEGYAGTIEDYVRHNHDLQKEALDAYQISLDIFAGSGLEPAKPFHAALSDKLIRRLHEKGVLVKRTTRQFFDVKAQTFLNGRQVQGRCPVRGCKSEKAYADECDLGHQFDPEELINPVSQLTGTTPELRPVDNWYFDLPRFHEVLDDLMDEWDADPQVRTIVTKTVRESLADPVIYIQSKFRDQFDAVESKLPQHTVREAEKGQASFSVGFANWEDRDSAREVLESSGVRFRTGKTLLPFRITGNIEWGVAAPNLEGTHDLTVWCWPESLWAPISFTQTVLDADAKAGTGRYSTDDWRDWWCSKDAKVYQFIGQDNIYFYCVVQPALWEALDWGLTQDIPVANYHILFMNKKASSSGAIKPPMAAELLDYYTPEQLRAHWLSLGLDQKAVSFSPKPFDTSVSHKDKKTGEEVLVKDDPRVVDPALKESAFLTNIFNRLARSCFYGAANVCDSHLPSVAPHAEVVEACVKATLEFEKCAHAFDAHGALAVAEDFCRAANKRWGDASKAANGDDAAYEQALADAFAELRCVTLLMHPAVPAGCEQICDHMGFEHELFFSWENAFATPGQLAQKLGEEPGEHAIVALPPRFDFFQKHPSQVKKGK